Proteins found in one Megalobrama amblycephala isolate DHTTF-2021 linkage group LG5, ASM1881202v1, whole genome shotgun sequence genomic segment:
- the iba57 gene encoding putative transferase CAF17 homolog, mitochondrial isoform X2, with amino-acid sequence MRLLKVYKIRRKVNISLCPSLSLWALLPRNKDDVLGKSKPDVTAADKMLVLEQDPRTELMGWRMITSCQDNLHEIVSAYRQGNIEEYHRHRYEIGLPEGVKDLPPGEALPLESNLVYLQGISFSKGCYIGQELTARTHHTGVIRKRLMPVTMSAPAENLDQGAALETEGGRPAGKFRAGIDKLGLSLVRLAHAKESLKLKSSDETTVTLQAIVPDWWPKNTEDK; translated from the exons ATGCGGCTTCTGAAAGTCTACAAGATACGTCGCAAAGTAAACATCAGCTTGTGTCCTAGTCTTTCACTTTGGGCTCTATTACCTCGAAATAAAGATGATGTGCTGGGAAAGTCAAAGCCAGATGTTACTGCAGCAGATAAAATGTTAGTTTTGGAGCAAGACCCAAGAACTGAACTAATGGGCTGGAGAATGATCACCAGTTGTCAGGACAATCTACATGAGATTGTCTCTGCTTACCGACAGGGCAACATTGAAGAATACCACAGACATCGCTATGAAATTG GACTACCTGAAGGAGTCAAAGACCTTCCGCCAGGTGAGGCCCTTCCACTGGAGTCTAATCTTGTTTACTTGCAGGGAATTAGCTTCAGCAAGGGATGCTACATcggacaggaactaactgcaagAACTCACCACACTGGTGTAATAAGGAAGCGCCTAATGCCTGTTACCATGTCTGCTCCAGCTGAGAACCTGGACCAAGGGGCTGCCCTTGAGACTGAGGGGGGCAGACCAGCAGGGAAATTCAGGGCAGGAATCGACAAGCTAGGACTGAGCCTTGTACGCTTGGCTCATGCTAAAGAGTCACTCAAACTTAAATCCTCTGATGAAACAACAGTTACTTTACAGGCTATTGTGCCTGATTGGTGGCCAAAAAACACTGAAGATAAATGA